In one window of uncultured Acetobacteroides sp. DNA:
- the cysS gene encoding cysteine--tRNA ligase, whose translation MEGQLQIYNTLTRRKEDFTPLNPPHVGLYVCGPTVYGDPHLGHARPAITFDLLFRYLRHQGYKVRYVRNITDVGHLVNDADSGDDKIGKQARLQQLEPMEVVQYYTNRYHQAMDALNVLPPSIEPHASGHIIEQIEMVRKIQQAGFAYESEGSIYFDVEAYNKKFPYGKLSGRILDDMMANTRELEGQSEKRNPFDFALWKKALPEHIMRWPSPWSDGFPGWHLECSAMSTKYLGETFDIHGGGMDLMFPHHECEIAQSTAALGHDSVRYWMHNNMVTINGQKMGKSLGNFITLEQLFTGSHELLQQAYSPMTIRFFILQAQYRGTLDFSNEALQAAEKGLQRLITATSTLAKLKPADASTVNVDELENGVFAALNDDLNSPIAISVLFDWVRNINSIYDGKEKISTEDLERLRAIFSAVVFDILGLRDDSIAGDNKGKLTAELINMLLNMRLEAKQNKDFATSDKIRDELNKLGVIVKDRKDGFDWEIA comes from the coding sequence ATGGAAGGACAACTGCAAATCTACAATACCCTTACCCGTAGGAAGGAAGATTTTACCCCGCTCAACCCACCCCATGTTGGCCTGTACGTATGCGGCCCCACCGTGTACGGCGACCCACATCTGGGCCACGCGCGTCCCGCCATCACCTTCGACCTGCTGTTCCGCTACCTCCGGCACCAGGGCTACAAGGTGCGCTACGTGCGCAACATCACCGACGTAGGCCACCTGGTGAACGATGCCGATAGCGGCGACGACAAGATCGGCAAGCAGGCCCGCCTGCAGCAGCTCGAGCCCATGGAGGTGGTGCAGTACTACACCAACCGCTACCACCAGGCCATGGACGCGCTCAACGTGCTTCCGCCCAGCATCGAGCCGCACGCCTCTGGGCACATCATCGAGCAGATCGAGATGGTGCGCAAGATTCAGCAGGCCGGATTCGCCTACGAAAGCGAAGGATCGATATACTTTGATGTGGAAGCCTACAACAAGAAATTCCCCTACGGGAAGCTCTCGGGCCGCATCCTCGACGACATGATGGCCAACACCCGCGAACTCGAAGGCCAGAGCGAGAAGCGCAACCCGTTCGACTTCGCCCTCTGGAAGAAGGCGCTCCCCGAGCACATCATGCGCTGGCCCTCGCCCTGGAGCGACGGCTTCCCCGGATGGCACCTCGAGTGCTCGGCCATGAGCACCAAGTACCTCGGCGAAACCTTCGACATCCACGGCGGCGGCATGGACCTGATGTTCCCCCACCACGAGTGCGAGATTGCCCAAAGCACTGCCGCCCTGGGCCACGACTCGGTGCGCTACTGGATGCACAACAACATGGTCACCATCAACGGCCAGAAGATGGGCAAGAGCCTGGGCAACTTCATCACCCTCGAGCAGCTCTTCACCGGCAGCCACGAGCTCCTGCAGCAGGCCTACAGCCCCATGACCATCCGCTTCTTCATCCTCCAGGCGCAGTACCGCGGCACGCTCGACTTCTCGAACGAGGCTCTACAGGCCGCCGAAAAGGGGCTACAGCGGTTGATCACCGCCACCAGCACGCTGGCCAAGCTAAAGCCCGCCGACGCTTCAACCGTTAATGTTGACGAACTCGAGAACGGCGTATTCGCCGCCCTCAACGACGACCTCAACAGCCCCATCGCCATCTCGGTGCTGTTCGACTGGGTGCGCAACATCAACTCCATATACGACGGCAAGGAGAAGATCAGCACCGAAGACCTCGAGCGCCTTCGCGCCATCTTCAGCGCCGTAGTCTTCGACATCCTCGGCCTTCGCGACGACAGCATTGCCGGAGATAATAAGGGCAAGCTTACCGCCGAGCTCATCAACATGCTCCTGAACATGCGCCTAGAGGCCAAGCAGAACAAGGACTTCGCCACCTCTGATAAGATTCGCGACGAACTCAACAAGCTGGGCGTAATCGTAAAGGATAGAAAAGACGGCTTCGACTGGGAAATCGCCTAG
- the galE gene encoding UDP-glucose 4-epimerase GalE — MSKKILVTGGTGFIGSHTTVELQNSGYEVVIVDNLSNSEAGVVDAITQITGKRPAFEQVDCTDKAAMKNVFEKHGPIEAIIHFAASKAVGESVQKPLLYYRNNIGSLINLLELMKEFKCNNIVFSSSCTVYGQPDKLPVTEQAPIKKAESPYGNTKQICEEILGDTVNAEPWLQVIALRYFNPIGAHPSTLIGELPIGVPANLIPFVTQTAIGIREQLSVFGDDYNTPDGSCIRDYINVVDLAKAHVVAVNRMFEKKNKSNYEFFNIGTGKGLSVLELIDIFQKVSGTKLNYKIVGRRSGDIEQVWADTSFANNELGWSAKESVEDTLLSAWKWQLKLKEKEEKK; from the coding sequence ATGAGCAAGAAGATTTTAGTAACAGGGGGAACCGGGTTCATTGGTTCGCACACCACCGTGGAACTCCAAAATTCGGGCTACGAAGTTGTGATTGTCGATAACCTCTCGAATTCTGAGGCAGGTGTTGTAGACGCCATCACGCAAATTACCGGCAAAAGACCAGCCTTCGAGCAGGTTGACTGTACCGATAAGGCTGCCATGAAGAATGTTTTTGAGAAGCACGGACCAATCGAGGCAATCATCCACTTTGCGGCGAGCAAAGCAGTAGGAGAATCTGTTCAAAAGCCCCTTCTCTACTACCGCAACAACATCGGCTCCCTAATCAACCTTCTTGAGCTCATGAAGGAGTTTAAGTGCAACAACATCGTATTCTCGTCGTCGTGCACCGTATACGGGCAGCCCGATAAGCTACCTGTAACCGAGCAAGCCCCAATCAAGAAAGCAGAATCGCCTTACGGCAACACCAAGCAAATTTGCGAAGAGATACTAGGTGATACCGTTAACGCAGAACCTTGGCTACAGGTTATTGCCCTTCGCTACTTCAACCCAATCGGGGCACACCCTTCAACGCTTATCGGAGAACTTCCAATTGGCGTTCCTGCCAACCTAATACCATTCGTTACGCAAACCGCCATCGGCATTCGCGAGCAACTTTCGGTATTTGGCGACGACTACAATACCCCTGATGGTTCGTGCATCCGCGACTACATTAACGTAGTAGACCTTGCCAAGGCTCACGTGGTAGCCGTAAACCGCATGTTCGAAAAGAAAAACAAGTCTAACTACGAGTTCTTCAATATCGGAACAGGAAAAGGATTATCGGTACTCGAACTTATAGACATCTTCCAAAAGGTATCTGGAACAAAGCTAAACTACAAGATTGTGGGTCGCAGAAGCGGCGATATCGAGCAAGTTTGGGCTGACACTTCCTTTGCCAACAACGA